Proteins encoded within one genomic window of Fragaria vesca subsp. vesca linkage group LG1, FraVesHawaii_1.0, whole genome shotgun sequence:
- the LOC101304428 gene encoding pentatricopeptide repeat-containing protein At5g16860-like — protein sequence MVRTGVRLDDHTFPFVFKACSDSMEVKKGLEVHGVVVKLGFDSDVYVGNTLLSFYGNCGKLGDARKVFDEMPERDAVSWNTIIRVFAVNGGYVEALHCYREMSLGVWCRPNVVSVVSVLPVCAELADEVMAVQIHCYVVKSGLGTQVTVGNALVDVYGKCWNVKASKQVFDEMSERNEVSWNAAITGLSYVGNNAGALKMFRSMIDVGVKPNSVTISSMLPVLVELELFGVGKELHGFCVKMGIESDVFIANSLIDMYAKSGHSYEASNVFREMDERNIVSWNAMIANFAQNRLELEAVGLVRQMQADGEIPNSVTITNLLPACSWLGSLRLGKEIHARTIRMGSVSDLFVSNALTDMYAKCGWLDLARNIFNISLRDKVSYNTLIIGYSQTTDCSESLSLFSEMKQVGMMHDTVSFVGVISACTNLTAIKQGKEIHGSVIRNLFDCHLFVANSLLDFYTKSGRIDLATKVFDRIPNKDVASWNTMILGYGMLGELDTAISFFEAMREDGVEYDSVSYIAVLSSCSHGGLVEKGKRYFEGMLAQNIEPTQQHYACMVDLLGRAGLMEEAIKLINGMPIVPDANIWGSLLGACRIHGNIELASWAAEYLFKLKPDHCGYYILLSNMFAEAGRWEDVKRVRELMKSRGLKKNRSYSWVQIRDEVHAFGVGERLERLNSDCLLAES from the coding sequence ATGGTCCGCACCGGCGTCCGCCTCGACGATCACACCTTTCCGTTCGTCTTCAAAGCCTGTTCGGATTCCATGGAGGTCAAGAAGGGGCTGGAGGTTCACGGCGTAGTGGTTAAGCTAGGGTTTGATTCGGATGTTTACGTAGGGAACACGCTTCTTTCGTTTTACGGCAACTGCGGGAAACTAGGGGACGCACGGAAGGTGTTTGATGAAATGCCTGAGAGAGATGCGGTGTCGTGGAACACGATTATTCGGGTTTTTGCAGTGAATGGGGGATATGTTGAGGCCTTGCATTGTTACAGGGAGATGAGTTTGGGGGTTTGGTGTAGGCCGAATGTTGTTAGTGTTGTTAGTGTGTTGCCGGTTTGCGCTGAGCTTGCGGATGAGGTGATGGCGGTGCAGATACATTGCTATGTTGTGAAGTCGGGGTTGGGTACGCAGGTGACTGTTGGAAATGCGTTGGTGGATGTGTATGGGAAGTGTTGGAATGTGAAGGCGTCGAAGCAGGTATTTGATGAGATGAGTGAGAGGAATGAGGTTTCGTGGAATGCAGCGATTACTGGTCTTTCTTATGTGGGGAATAATGCAGGAGCATTGAAGATGTTTAGGTCGATGATTGATGTAGGGGTTAAGCCGAACTCTGTCACCATTTCCAGCATGTTGCCAGTTTTGGTGGAACTAGAGTTATTTGGGGTTGGTAAAGAACTCCATGGTTTCTGTGTAAAAATGGGTATTGAATCAGATGTTTTTATTGCCAACTCGTTAATTGATATGTATGCCAAATCAGGCCATTCGTATGAGGCATCCAATGTGTTCCGAGAGATGGATGAAAGGAATATTGTTTCTTGGAATGCCATGATTGCTAATTTTGCTCAAAACAGGCTTGAGTTGGAAGCAGTTGGACTTGTGAGACAAATGCAAGCTGATGGTGAAATTCCCAATTCTGTCACCATCACAAATCTTCTTCCCGCTTGTTCATGGTTGGGTTCACTTCGGCTTGGGAAAGAAATTCATGCAAGGACAATTCGCATGGGATCTGTCTCTGATTTGTTTGTCTCTAATGCTCTGACAGACATGTACGCAAAATGTGGCTGGCTAGATCTTGCTCGAAATATCTTTAACATTTCCCTTAGAGATAAGGTGTCCTACAACACACTGATAATTGGTTATTCCCAGACAACAGATTGCTCTGAATCTCTAAGTTTGTTTTCAGAAATGAAGCAGGTGGGCATGATGCATGACACTGTTTCATTTGTGGGAGTTATATCAGCTTGCACAAATCTGACCGCTATCAAGCAAGGCAAAGAGATTCATGGATCTGTAATAAGAAATCTTTTTGACTGTCATCTCTTTGTTGCAAACTCACTTTTGGATTTCTATACCAAATCTGGCCGGATTGATCTTGCTACTAAGGTCTTTGACCGCATTCCCAATAAGGATGTAGCCTCTTGGAATACTATGATTTTGGGATATGGAATGCTAGGTGAGCTTGACACTGCAATCAGTTTCTTTGAAGCAATGAGGGAAGATGGTGTAGAATATGATTCAGTTTCATACATTGCAGTTTTGTCATCTTGTAGTCATGGAGGGTTAGTTGAAAAGGGCAAAAGATACTTTGAGGGGATGCTGGCACAAAATATCGAGCCTACACAACAGCACTACGCTTGCATGGTTGATCTCCTTGGCCGAGCTGGCCTCATGGAAGAAGCAATAAAACTTATTAATGGCATGCCAATTGTACCAGATGCCAACATTTGGGGTTCTTTACTTGGGGCATGTCGAATCCATGGGAATATAGAATTGGCGAGTTGGGCAGCCGAGTATCTATTTAAGTTAAAACCTGACCATTGTGGGTACTATATACTGCTTTCTAACATGTTTGCAGAAGCAGGTAGATGGGAAGATGTAAAGAGGGTGAGGGAATTGATGAAATCAAGGGGATTGAAGAAAAATCGTTCTTACAGCTGGGTTCAGATTCGAGATGAAGTCCATGCTTTTGGAGTTGGAGAGAGACTGGAGAGACTGAATTCAGATTGCTTGCTGGCAGAATCCTAA
- the LOC101297002 gene encoding uncharacterized protein LOC101297002, whose amino-acid sequence MQLNAVAFFATKGAKRIKLLVFLRIVNKKCGGGFQKAVAAEAANLLEATGPSGIKPSGTLKICLEEENELKTAGSSIDESEENEDAKFARLLHEEYWKSMKQKKETSTTSGGIGVHVP is encoded by the exons ATG CAGCTGAATGCAGTCGCTTTCTTCGCAACCAAAGGTGCGAAGAGGATCAAATTACTCGTCTTCCTCAG GATAGTAAATAAAAAATGTGGAGGAGGCTTCCAAAAGGCAGTGGCAGCAGAAGCAGCCAATCTCTTGGAGGCCACAGGTCCCAGTGGGATCAAACCAAGTGGTACTTTAAAGATATGTTTAGAGGAAGAGAATGAACTGAAAACAGCAGGTTCATCAATTGATGAATCTGAAGAAAATGAGGATGCAAAGTTTGCAAGACTATTGCACGAAGAATACTGGAAATCGATGAAACAAAAAAAAGAAACCTCTACCACATCCGGAGGCATTGGTGTTCACGTCCCTTGA
- the LOC101297290 gene encoding asparagine synthetase [glutamine-hydrolyzing] 3-like encodes MCGILAVLGCVDHSQAKRSRIIELSRRLRHRGPDWSGLHCHGDCYLAHQRLAIVDPASGDQPLYNEDKTVVVTVNGEIYNHKELRETLKGHQFRTGSDCEVITHLYEEHGEEFVDMLDGMFSFVLLDTKDNSFMAARDAIGITPLYMGWGPDGSIWFASEMKALSDDCERFITFPPGHLYSSKQGGLRRWYNPQWFSEKIPSTPYDPIVLRRAFEKAVLKRLMTDVPFGVLLSGGLDSSLVAAVASRYLATSEAARQWGSQLHTFCVGLEGSPDLKAAREVADYLGTHHHEFHFTVQEGIDALEEVIYHIETYDVTSIRASTPMFLMSRKIKSLGVKMVLSGEGSDEIFGGYLYFHKAPSKEEFHQETCQKIKALHLYDCLRANKSTSAWGVEARVPFLDKDFIKTAMDIDPEWKMIRPDLGRIEKWVLRKAFDDEEKPYLPKHILYRQKEQFSDGVGYSWIDGLKDHANKQVSDSMMMNAGFIYPENTPTTKEGYYYRTIFEKFFPKNSARSTVPGGPSVACSTAKAVEWDAEWSKNPDPSGRAALGIHAAAYEESKDVKTGSLVSDSPQKLVEGVAGKVVGVV; translated from the exons ATGTGTGGAATTCTCGCCGTCTTGGGATGCGTGGACCACTCCCAGGCCAAGCGCAGCCGCATTATCGAGCTCTCCCGCCG GTTGAGGCATCGCGGTCCTGATTGGAGCGGCTTGCATTGCCATGGAGATTGCTACCTTGCGCATCAGCGATTGGCTATCGTGGACCCTGCCTCAGGTGATCAGCCACTCTACAACGAGGACAAGACCGTCGTTGTCACG GTTAACGGTGAGATATATAACCACAAGGAATTGAGAGAAACATTGAAGGGTCATCAATTCCGAACTGGTAGTGATTGTGAAGTGATAACGCATCTT TATGAAGAACATGGGGAAGAATTTGTTGACATGCTGGACGGGATGTTCTCCTTTGTCCTCCTTGATACAAAAGACAATAGTTTCATGGCGGCTCGTGATGCTATTGGCATAACCCCACTGTACATGGGCTGGGGTCCTGATG GATCAATTTGGTTTGCTTCAGAAATGAAAGCTCTAAGTGATGATTGTGAAAGATTCATAACTTTTCCTCCTGGGCATCTATACTCTAGCAAACAAG GAGGGCTGAGAAGGTGGTACAATCCACAATGGTTTTCAGAGAAGATACCATCGACTCCTTATGATCCCATTGTTTTACGCAGGGCTTTTGAGAAG GCTGTGTTGAAGAGACTTATGACAGATGTACCATTCGGTGTTCTTTTGTCTGGAGGGTTGGACTCATCACTCGTTGCTGCTGTGGCTTCTCGCTATTTGGCTACATCAGAAGCTGCACGTCAGTGGGGATCACAGTTACATACCTTTTGCGTTGGCTTGGAG GGTTCTCCAGATTTGAAAGCAGCAAGAGAAGTTGCAGATTATCTTGGAACTCATCATCACGAGTTTCACTTTACTGTTCAG GAAGGCATAGACGCACTTGAAGAAGTTATCTACCATATTGAGACATATGATGTGACCTCTATCAGAGCCAGCACTCCAATGTTTCTCATGTCTCGTAAGATTAAATCTCTGGGAGTAAAAATGGTCCTCTCTGGTGAAGGTTCAGATGAAATCTTTGGTGGTTACTTGTATTTCCACAAGGCACCAAGCAAGGAGGAGTTTCACCAAGAGACATGCCAGAAG ATCAAAGCTCTTCATCTGTACGACTGTCTGAGGGCCAACAAGTCGACTTCAGCTTGGGGTGTTGAGGCTCGTGTACCGTTTCTTGACAAAGACTTCATCAAGACTGCTATGGACATTGATCCAGAATGGAAAATG ATCAGGCCTGATCTTGGGAGGATCGAGAAGTGGGTCTTACGCAAAGCATTTGATGATGAAGAGAAGCCATATTTACCAAAG CACATATTGTACAGGCAGAAGGAGCAGTTTAGTGATGGTGTTGGTTACAGCTGGATTGACGGCTTGAAAGATCATGCCAACAAACAA GTATCAGATTCAATGATGATGAATGCAGGCTTTATCTACCCTGAAAACACTCCAACCACAAAAGAAGGATACTACTATAGGACTATCTTTGAGAAATTTTTTCCAAAG AATTCTGCGAGATCGACAGTTCCTGGTGGTCCAAGTGTGGCATGCAGCACAGCAAAAGCTGTGGAGTGGGATGCAGAATGGTCCAAGAACCCTGATCCATCTGGTCGTGCTGCCCTTGGTATACATGCAGCTGCCTATGAGGAGTCAAAAGATGTGAAGACTGGAAGTCTTGTGAGTGACTCTCCACAGAAACTTGTAGAAGGGGTTGCAGGGAAAGTGGTGGGAGTAGTTTGA
- the LOC101297582 gene encoding uncharacterized protein LOC101297582 gives MGRPRSLRSKAAHFVTDITTGLLNPISDKPSKPSPPPPPEEDVEGSKGSQNGSMSEESGATPVDGPDTSSFTAFLYSFLATSESGDKSKSSDEQVDEQMDKSNSSSDLVVKANGGKRSFFSKGKHTLGKAMYQAARFGGYRGQERKGSIAVKGDDGNESEFAGVEMRHLQKAQKPVALVHLPDISEPSLLLTEKARVALYSSFPVLVQGRRWLLLYSTWRHGISLSTLYRRSMLWPGLSLLVVGDRKGAVFGGLVEAPLRPTNKKYQGTNDTFVFTNTSGDPVIYRPTGANRYFTLCATDFLAIGGGGHFALYLNSDLLSGSSSVSETYGNPCLANSEDFDVKEVELWGFVYATKYEEVLAQSRMEAPGICRW, from the exons ATGGGTAGGCCACGCAGTCTCCGCAGCAAAGCGGCCCACTTTGTCACTGATATCACTACTGGATTGCTCAACCCCATCTCTGACAAACCCTCCAAACCCTCTCCTCCTCCTCCTCCT GAGGAAGATGTGGAGGGGTCAAAAGGAAGTCAAAATGGGTCAATGAGTGAGGAGAGTGGAGCTACTCCGGTTGATGGGCCTGACACTTCTTCATTTACTGCGTTTCTGTACTCGTTTTTAGCGACATCGGAGTCGGGAGATAAGAGTAAAAGTTCAGATGAACAGGTTGATGAGCAAATGGATAAGAGCAATTCTTCGTCTGATTTGGTGGTGAAAGCCAACGGTGGGAAGAGAAGCTTCTTTTCTAAGGGGAAGCACACGCTTGGGAAAGCTATGTACCAGGCTGCAAGATTTGGCGGTTACCGGGGTCAAGAGCGGAAGGGTAGTATTGCTGTGAAAGGTGATGACGGGAATGAGTCTGAGTTTGCTGGAGTGGAGATGAGGCATTTGCAGAAAGCACAGAAGCCTGTGGCATTGGTTCATCTGCCAGACATCTCAGAGCCTTCTTTACTTCTTACTGAGAAAGCTAGAGTTGCTCTTTACAGTTCATTCCCGGTGCTAGTTCAGGGAAGACGATGGTTGTTACTGTATAG TACATGGAGGCATGGCATATCACTTTCAACCCTATACAGAAGGAGTATGCTTTGGCCTGGCCTCAGTTTGCTG GTTGTTGGAGACCGTAAAGGTGCAGTTTTTGGTGGCTTGGTGGAGGCACCTCTAAGACCAACCAACAAGAAGTATCAG GGAACAAATGATACATTTGTTTTCACAAATACATCTGGCGATCCTGTTATATATCGCCCTACAG GTGCCAACCGCTACTTCACATTGTGCGCTACTGACTTTTTAGCTATTGGCGGGGGTGGTCATTTCGCACTCTATTTGAACAGTGATCT TTTGAGCGGATCAAGTTCAGTTTCAGAAACCTATGGCAATCCATGTCTTGCAAACTCAGAAGACTTTGATGTGAAAGAAGTAGAG TTATGGGGCTTTGTGTATGCTACCAAGTATGAGGAAGTACTTGCTCAAAGCCGTATGGAGGCACCTGGTATTTGCCGATGGTGA